agacttacacgtgtgttatctatcgttacagacttacatgtgtgtgatctatcgttacagacttacacgtgtgttatctatcgttacagacttacatatgtgtgtgtgatctatcgttacagacttacatgtgtgtgttatctatcgttacagacttacatatgtgtgtgttatCTATCGTTACAGACTTACATGTGTAAGTGGTGCGGCACTAGGTACTGTAAGGAGTGTCTCCATGGTGATTTTGTCGGCGAGATGaaggagccaacaaagtgtaGAATATGTAACCAGGTAAGTTGAGGACTGTTAATCGACTAACTGTTACTATACTAACCTAACTGTGACTATACTAACCTAACTGTGTCTATACTAACCTAACTGTGTCTATACTAACCTGTGACTATACTAACCTAACTGTGTCTATACTAACCTGGGACTATACTAACATAACTGTGTCTATACTAACCTGGGACTATACTAACCTAACTGTGTCTATACTAACCTAACTGTGACTATACTAACCTGGCTGTGACTATACTAACCTGGGACTATACTGACCTGTGACTATACTAACCTAACTGTGTCTATACTAACCTAACTGTGACTATACTAACCTGTGACTATACTAACCTGGCTGTGACTATACTAACCTAACTGTTACTATACTTAACCTGACTGTTACTATACTAACCTGACTGTGACTATACTAACCTGTGACTATACTAACCTAACTGTAACTATACTAACCTAACTGTGTCTATAATAACCTAACTGTGACTATACTAACCTGGCTGTGACTATACTAACCTGTGATTATACTAACCTAACTGTTACTATACTAACCTGACAGTGACTATACTAACCTAACTGTGACTATACTAACCTAACTGTGACTATACTAACCTGTGATTATACTAACCTAACTGTTACTATACTAACCTGACAGTGACTATACTAACCTTACAGTGACTATACTAACCTAACTGTGACTATACTAACCTAAGTGTGACTATACTAACCTAACTGTGACTATACTAACCTAACTGTGTCTATACTAACCTGGCTGTGACTATACTAACTTGTGACTATACTAACCTGTGACTATACTTACCTAACTGTTACTATACTAACCTGACAGTGACTATACTAACCTGTGACTATACTAAGCTAACTGGGTCTATACTAACCTAGCTGTTACTATACTAACCTGGGACTATACTTACCTGTGACTATACTAACCTAACTGTTACTATACTAACCTGGCAGTGACTATACTAACCTGTGACTATACTAACCTGTGACTATACTAACCTGTGACTATACTAACCTAACTGTGGCTATACTAACCTAACTGTGTCTATACTAACCTGGCTGTTACTATACTAACCTGTGACTATACTAACCTAACTGTGTCTATACTAACCTGGCTGTGACTATACTTACCTGTGACTATACTAACCTAACTGTGTCTATAATAACCTGGCTGTGACTATACTAACCTGTGACTATACTAACCTGTGACTATACTAACCTGTGACTATACTAGCCTGTGACTATACTAACCTAACTGTGTCTATACTAACCTGGCTGTTACTATACTAACCTGTGACTATACTAACCTAACTGTGTCTATACTAACCTGACTGTGACTATACTAACCTGTGACTATACTAACCTAACTGTGTCTATACTAACCTGTGACTATACTAACCTAACTGTGTCTATACTAACCTGACTGTATCCTACTAACCTGTGACCTATATACCTAACTGTGTCTATACTAACCTGGCTGTGACTATACTAACTGTGACTATACTAACCTAACTGTGACTATACTAACCTGGCTGTGACTATACTAACCTGTGACTATACTAACCTAACTGTGTCTATACTAACCTGGCTGTGACTATACTAACCTGTGACTATACTAACCTGTGACTATACTAACCTGTGACTATACTAACCTGTGACTATACTAACCTGTGACCATACTAACCTAACTGTGACTATACTTAACCTGACTGTTACTATACTAACCTGTGACTATACTAACCTGTGACTATACTAACCTGTGACCATACTAACCTGTGACCATACTAACCTAACTGTGACTATACTTAACCTGACTGTGACCATACTAACCTAACTGTGACTATACTAACCTGACTGTTACTATACTAACCGGACTGTTACTATACTAACCTGTGACTATACTAACCTGTGACTATACTAACCTGTGACTATACTAACCTGTGACCATACTAACCTAACTGTTACTATACTAACCTAACTGTTACTATACTAACCTAACTGTTACTATACTAACCTAACTGTTACTATACTAACCTAACTGTTACTATACTAACCTAACTGTTACTATACTAACCTAACTGTGACTATGCTAACCTGACTGTGACTATACTAACCTTATTGTATTTGGAAGCAGGAAATCTTGTCACATGTCCTGATTAAAGTTAGATTTCATCAACTACGAtgaatgtaacatatatataacgtgtatgAACCAATAGATTGAAGTCCTCTGAAGAGATCTGTAGTAGGATTATGTAGGTAGGTGGAGATTTTGTACAGAATACAaaataagtttgaaaaaataggGCAGAATTTCATTGGCTATCGGATGCTTCCCttgtctttatatataggtattgcTGGCTTtgatataagactagacatatCCCTGTGTTGTGACTATACCAACCTTGTTATTCCAAGTATTCCAAAAATCAATTAACCGCACTCTTTAGTAATTCGGTAAAAAATAACACCCCTCTTTGAACACATTTtaaccgaattttaatctagccccccccccccccccccccccccccccccaaaaaacaaaaagtctCAATATGGCTATACACGCTAggaaaggtccaaatacatgtagactgtaactaattatcaagtccctgtgattcaAACGAACAGGCTTGAGTAGAAGTTGCCCAAAAATAACGAGTTACTTTGGCTGACCCACGGATGTACGGacggtatatatattatatagatgtgtTAGATAGTTAACTAACACAGCTACGAGCAATAAGAAACTAATTATAATAAAACCGAGGGGTAGTTTTAAAATCATAGTGTCATACTGCCGGTCTTTGTGTTGTGATAGAGCTTTGTTTTGGGTGTTTAGTGAAAGGCTTCTTACACAAACTCAACATGAATTCATGATTTATCAGCTTGTTCTCTGGTAATTCATGATTTGTCAGCTTGTTCTCTAGTAATTCATGATTTATCAGCTTGTTCTCTAGTAATTCATGATTTATCAGCTTGTTCTCTAGTAATTCATGATTTATCAGCTTGTTCTCCAGTAATTTCCTGTTTTTTTCATTGGTTGTGTCGACCAGAATGCCATTGCGACGTCATAATATGGACACTCCACATTTTGAGTGTTTAGCCCACCATTATCAgatgggctattcaaatcgccttgcgtccgtggtccgtggtccgtggtccgtccgtccgtaaacaattcttgttatcgctatttcccagcaagtactaaagggatctttctcaaatttcatatgtaggttcctcttggtccctagttatgcatattgcattttggaaccagtGGAAAAACAACAtcgccgacaggcagccatcttggattttgacaactgaagtttgttatcgctaattctcagaaagtactgaagggatctttctggaatttcatatgtaggtaccCATTGATCCCTAggtatgcatatttcattttggaaccagtcagaaaacaacatggccgacaggcaaccattttggattttgacaattggagtttgttatcgctattttacagaaggtactgaagggatctttctcatatttcatatgttggttccccttggtccctcatattgcattttaggaccaATCTAAAAATAACATGACCGACAGACAGCCCTTATCGcttaatctcaaatttcatatataggttccccttgtttgaaaagtactgtaggggtgtttctcaatttacacagattagtaagaggaagggaaaaatagagagaagatcaatctgacatggaacatatgaagatcattcaatggtgggtgccaagatccctctgggatctcttgttagagTTTTGTGATAAGAAGTATCTTCAATTTTTCAGCCCTCTTTTGTGATATCTAATGAAGCGCACCTTGGCGGGCAAAATTAAGACTTCGAGACGAATTTCATAAACTGTCGCTTCAAAGCTAGTACAATGTAGTATATAAGATCCTTTACGTATTTTGTGTTTCTTAAGCTATGTGTACTAAATATGCTGtgggtttgtttttgtttctataATGTGGACTTTATTTTCggaaaacatgtaaacatagTGTGCTTAACCATGCGTATTAAATAGTTTAATTAGCTATTTTTGAAGTTGGTATGTCACTGGGTTTGAGGGCCGTTTGAGGGCCGTTTGAGGGCTGAGGGAAGCTATagtttcaatatttcatttgaacGACAGACTAAAGCGTTCAGAATTCAACGTAACGATATTTGATATATcataatttatgtatatttcatttagaTTTCTTATACCATTTCACCAACAGATTCGATGTCAAGGGGTTCGGGTTGAATATGTCCCCAATCAAAATAAACCAGAAGACGCTGACAATAAGCGCGGGAAATCGGCTCCTGCTGGAAGAGGGCGTTCCCCAGCGAAAAGTGCCAGGCCTACAAAGTCGGCAAAGGGATCGAAAAGTGCTAAAGGAAAGAAATCAGGGAAAAAGGCaggaaagaagaaaaagaagaagtaGTGGGAATTTACATGCATTAACTGCCGAATGTTTTACATAGATATTTAGTGTAGCATCCTCTCTGGCCCCGGAGATGTACAGGACATTAGACTGATAATACCCAATATGACTAATAGTTAATAGAGAAGTTTCGGAAACAGCTGGATCCTTGGAATGGCTGGGAGATAATTTTGATACCGGACAACAAACCTAAAATGCCATCGCTACCATGCATTTTACTGTCTCAGAGCTCAGGAATATGAAATCGTCTTAATATGTGCTCAAACTGTATTAAGGTGTCAGCTAGCCCGagtttctctggccctgacactatGTCTGGTGTCAAGACCAAGGGTATCAGCATGGACTAACtgtatattaaataatgtattttatttttaagttttatttgaaACTATTTCTGTCACTTTACATTGGAACAGcgaattttaaaaatattgaatatctGATCACTGGTATACATATTTGATCGCTAATATAAATATTTGGTCGCCTTTGATCgcgagtatatatatattatcaccTGTATTTTGATCGCATTTGATCGCtggtatgatatatgtaatCATCGGTATGTTTGATCATTGGGATGAATATTTGGTCATTGGAATGAATATTTGATCATTGGGATGAACAGAATATTCGATCACtgttttgaatatttacattgttttatgatTAAACAAGTGTCAATAGTAGAATTATTATCATGTGAATGTATACTTTTCATTCCATATGAATATGACATTTATTTTGCCGATTAATTGTATTTACGAGTCCTGGCCTATTTACCAGTCTTGGCCTATTTACTTGTATTGGTATATTTCCTGTCATGGCCTATTTACCAGCCTTGGCCTATTTACATACATTGGCCTATTTACATACATTGGCCTATTTACCTGTCATGGCCTATTCTATTTACCAGTCTTGGCCTATTTACCTGTCTTGGTCTATTTACCTGTCTTGGTCTATTGACTTACCTTGGCCTATTTACCAGTCTTGGCCTATTTACTTGTGTTGGCCTGTTTACCTGTCTTGGCCTATTCTATTTACCAGTCTTGGCCTATTTACCAGTCTTGGCCTCTTTACCTGTCTTGGTCTATTTACCAGTCTTGGTCTTTTTAACAGTCTTTGTCTATTTACCTGTCTTGGTCTATTTACCAGTCTTGGCCTATTTACCAGTCTTGGCCTATTTACTTGTGTTGGCCTGTTTACCTGTCTTGGCCTATTCTATTTACCTGTCTTGGTCTATTTACCAGTCTTGGCCCATTTACCTGTCTTGGTCTATTTACCAGTCTTGGCCTATTTACCAGTCTTGGCCTATTTACTTGTGTTGGCCTGTTTACCTGTCTTGGCCTATTCTATTTACCAGTCTTGGCCTATTTACCAGTCTTGGCCTCTTTACCTGTCTTGGTCTATTTACCAGTCTTGGTCTTTTTAACAGTCTTTGTCTATTTACCAGTCTTGGTCTTTTTAACAGTCTTTGTCTATTTACCAGTCTTGGTCTGTTTACTTGTGTTGGCCTGTTTACCTGTCTTGGCCTATTCTATTTACCTGTCTTGGTCTATTTACCAGTCTTGGTCTTTTTAACAGTCTTTGTCTATTTACCAGTCTTGGTCTGTTTACCTGTCCTGGCCTTTTTACCTGTCTTTGTCTATTTACCTGTCTTGGCCTATTCTATTTACCTGTCTTTGTCTATTTACCTGTCTTGGCCTATTTACCTGTCTTGGCCTATTTACATGTCTTGGCCTAAAGCCTATTCTTTAAAAAAGATGCCTTTTGCCACGTCAGTTTTACCGTGATACATTTGAaatttacttgtgtaattatcatattttgttaataaatctttatatatgtattttttactCGTTAATAATTTTGATGATGGTCCTTTTTTGTCCCGATTTGAATTGTATACATAGATTAACATGTTCGAGTCTGGTAGCTGTTCAGGGTAACGAGGGAGTAGACTAACGAATGTGAAAAATGGATGAAATATCCCACAATTGCTTattaataatttataatatgtaatatagaCTTGTTATTTCGTGGTGAGATAAATAACACCTGTTACCGCCTGTTTTCCTAATAAATCTAGTAGCTGTTAACTGTCTTTTTGTATTTCCCCCCAAGAGTAATTCATATGCGTCCACGGTTTGCTGTCGGTCTTTCTGAAGAACTTAACGTCATGCGCAATTTGACAAAAACTTTGCGCACGCATGCAGCACGCACCGGTTGAACAGTCCGTAATTACAGCATTTTAATGACATCAGACTGAATGCACTCCACAGCAACCTATTGGGTGAAAGGACCCACGTATGTATGTaaggggccgcgatggccgagtggttaaggtgtaccgacactttaacactagccctccacctctgggttgcgagttcgaaacctacgtggggcagttgccaggtactgaccgtaggccggtggtttttctccgggtactccggctttcctccacctccaaaacctggcacgtccttaaatgaccctggctgttaataggacgttaaacaaaaacaaaccaaacaaacccaCGTATGTGAGAGCATCAACGTCATTCAGGTAAATGTTGTAACTGAAAGTTCATCACGAATGTACACTTGTATTTTGATAACAACATCTTTTAATTCAGGGAATGTTACCATACGAAGTCTGTCTGTCAGTTCACCCTTCCGTCCCTTTTATACTAGGACAACATCATTactaatattgacattgaaccCATGGACCACTTCACTAATGTCAAAAGACACTATCATTTCCCCAAGACAATTAATACAAGCCCGAGGATTGTACAAATTGTTCTGAAAAAGTTATTAGCGATTGTACAAATTGTTCTGAAAAAGTTATTAGCGCTGTGGAATTTTATTTTTCGTAACCATTACCTCGATCTTTCATGTTCTCCCTCACACTAATATCCCTCCTACAAATTGAAACCCAAAGCAAAGTTTTAGATTTTCCCAATTCAATCAGTAATAATTGACTCTGAAGGTAGCACACAGAAAAATAAAACGGAATTAGAGAGGGTCGGATATTCCGCGATATTAAGATAAGCAGACAAAAATCCTCTGTCGAGGACGTGTATAATTCTGTGCTACCGTCATACagaaacatatacatatttgttactTATATGACCAGCGCCTCTAACGAGGATATTAATTTGGACAGGCAATAAAGATCGGTACTGTAACAAGATAACAGGACAGGTAGTCACGTAAGGTTTGTAAGGGCAATGGGACAAGCAACTGGAAATGGACGTGAGAGGCACGCATATACATAGTCAGGGCCTGGACAACAAAGTAGGACATGGCAGGAGGCAcgc
The window above is part of the Pecten maximus chromosome 2, xPecMax1.1, whole genome shotgun sequence genome. Proteins encoded here:
- the LOC117314711 gene encoding uncharacterized protein LOC117314711 encodes the protein MCRWGCTTTNTTYMCKWCGTRYCKECLHGDFVGEMKEPTKCRICNQIRCQGVRVEYVPNQNKPEDADNKRGKSAPAGRGRSPAKSARPTKSAKGSKSAKGKKSGKKAGKKKKKK